A stretch of DNA from Acidimicrobiales bacterium:
GAGGATGATCAGGGCGATGATCGGGAGCAGGTAGCGGTCGATGTCGGGGATCGTCTCGCCCAGCAGGTAGCCGAGCGTGGTCACGCCCACCGACCACAGCAGGCCGCCGAGCACGTTGAAGGTCACGAACGTCCGGTAGTGCATGCGCCCGGCGCCGGCCACGATCGGGGCGAACGTCCGCACGATCGGCACGAAGCGGGCGAGGACGATCGTCTTCGAGCCGTGCTCCTCGAAGTACGACTGGGCCCGCTCCAGGTTCTCCCGCTTGAACAGGCGGCTCTCGGGCCGGCGGAACAGCGCCGGGCCGGCCCGGCGCCCGAACACGTAGCCGACC
This window harbors:
- a CDS encoding VTT domain-containing protein, which encodes MLAALSLSPDQLIEAFGTLGLFAIVFAESGLLFGFFLPGDSLLFTAGLLASQGRLNLPIVLVGCFAAAVAGDQVGYVFGRRAGPALFRRPESRLFKRENLERAQSYFEEHGSKTIVLARFVPIVRTFAPIVAGAGRMHYRTFVTFNVLGGLLWSVGVTTLGYLLGETIPDIDRYLLPIIALIILVSVAPMAVEVIRKRRETARR